In Rhodamnia argentea isolate NSW1041297 chromosome 4, ASM2092103v1, whole genome shotgun sequence, the following proteins share a genomic window:
- the LOC115736199 gene encoding uncharacterized protein LOC115736199 isoform X1: MDMFWDPIIKQAKRFWNAWDIQTLVLLSLTFQIILLAFGRRRSYITGFLIRLTVWSSYLMAGWVATVGIGKLSDISVGDPSLPDTNTSLKALLAPILLLHLGSPDTITAYSIQDNQLGAREIVETVAQAGLVIWILIRCWTYTSLSFLTLPMFLAGFIKYGERAWALKSALDQEAGMAISRIDEENAFHVMFSNLPQDIHGADLILKAFYRFDRIKPHLKNWIYHPLYISFPSLSIEDYSPIEVFKITEIELGLMYDALYTKTPIIYTKLGFMLRFLTFLCIVLTFSGFAVMFSKDFLHRKNVTFTFSVLAIALILELYSDLKLLFSDRAIIWAIGHHHQLRMERLLHFLVQFCLAKQRWSNRLPQFNLLRFCLKPDSSSLISMIVKCCCLEEEWKKYRFLAYKEKVPKELQELVLHEIKAVERQRGIKPFTKRGEWALERHDCCQELQWSIRTEFGRSIAIWHVATSICHHLDEADTSGEASLKDMSKWVSEYMMHLLVNLPEMLSVPSGHVIYKHLSEVIKLSPEMKDEHSACRFLHTDQPHDGAARKRKDPVVELGWLILPDAQELSVKLMMHRDKKWEIISSVWTEMLCYAAYNCDFDTHAQQLRRGGEFITLVWLLLAHQTDRFNLGKCG, translated from the coding sequence atGGACATGTTCTGGGACCCAATTATCAAGCAGGCCAAGAGATTCTGGAATGCGTGGGACATTCAGACTTTGGTACTATTGAGCCTTACCTTCCAAATCATCCTTTTGGCCTTTGGCCGTCGCCGGAGTTACATCACGGGATTCTTGATCAGACTCACCGTTTGGTCGAGCTACTTAATGGCAGGCTGGGTCGCTACTGTTGGTATCGGTAAGCTTAGCGACATTAGCGTCGGCGACCCTAGTTTACCCGATACAAACACTTCACTTAAGGCCCTTCTTGCCCCAATTCTCTTGCTGCACCTAGGAAGCCCCGACACCATTACTGCCTATTCGATTCAAGATAATCAGTTGGGGGCGAGAGAAATAGTTGAAACAGTTGCCCAAGCGGGTCTAGTTATTTGGATTCTCATCAGGTGCTGGACTTACACTAGCCTCTCATTCCTAACCTTGCCAATGTTTCTGGCCGGGTTCATCAAATACGGCGAGAGGGCATGGGCTTTGAAATCTGCTCTTGACCAGGAGGCGGGCATGGCCATTTCAAGGATCGATGAAGAGAATGCCTTCCATGTGATGTTTAGCAACTTACCTCAAGATATTCATGGAGCAGATCTAATTCTAAAAGCATTTTACCGCTTCGACCGCATAAAACCACATTTGAAAAATTGGATCTACCACCCATTGTACATCTCCTTTCCCTCGTTATCGATAGAGGATTATTCACCTATTGAGGTTTTCAAGATTACCGAGATCGAACTAGGACTCATGTACGATGCCCTCTATACAAAAACGCCCATTATCTACACTAAGCTGGGTTTTATGCTCCgttttcttacttttttgtgCATTGTATTGACCTTTTCCGGATTTGCAGTGATGTTCAGCAAAGACTTCTTGCATCGCAAGAATGTCACCTTCACTTTTTCGGTGTTGGCTATAGCCTTGATCCTTGAACTGTATTCGGACTTGAAACTGCTCTTCTCAGACAGGGCAATAATATGGGCAATCGGACACCATCATCAACTGCGAATGGAAAGACTCCTTCACTTTCTAGTCCAATTCTGTCTGGCAAAGCAAAGATGGTCGAATCGCTTGCCTCAGTTCAATCTCCTTCGTTTTTGCCTCAAGCCTGATTCGAGCAGCTTAATATCTATGATCGTGAAATGCTGTTGCCTCGAAGAAGAATGGAAGAAGTACAGATTCCTGGCATACAAGGAAAAAGTTCCTAAAGAGCTGCAAGAACTTGTACTCCATGAGATAAAGGCAGTGGAACGTCAACGAGGCATTAAGCCCTTCACTAAAAGAGGTGAATGGGCGCTCGAGAGGCACGATTGCTGCCAAGAACTGCAATGGAGCATCCGTACGGAGTTCGGCAGGAGTATCGCCATATGGCACGTTGCCACCAGCATTTGTCACCATCTAGATGAGGCCGACACAAGCGGAGAAGCTTCACTTAAGGACATGAGCAAATGGGTCTCAGAATACATGATGCATCTCCTGGTTAATCTCCCCGAAATGCTATCAGTCCCTTCTGGGCACGTTATCTATAAGCATTTATCCGAGGTCATCAAGTTGTCACCGGAAATGAAGGACGAACATTCAGCCTGCCGATTCCTACATACGGATCAACCCCACGACGGTGCGGCCCGAAAGCGAAAAGATCCTGTGGTTGAACTAGGGTGGCTCATATTGCCTGATGCACAGGAACTCTCAGTGAAATTGATGATGCACAGagataaaaaatgggaaatcaTTAGCAGTGTGTGGACAGAGATGCTGTGTTATGCTGCATATAACTGTGATTTTGATACCCATGCACAGCAGCTGAGGAGAGGTGGGGAGTTCATTACTCTCGTTTGGCTCCTCCTAGCTCACCAGACTGACAGGTTCAACTTGGGCAAGTGTGGTTAG
- the LOC115736219 gene encoding histone-lysine N-methyltransferase ASHR3-like translates to MPDLGNNPPLSSPLAVAYGGSDFKSAPPRASVAAPPRASVEAPLPSSPKSLGGAPGCEPAREKNLHLQNGGAAPRRNGARTLEDYVGDWAERKMGSGEARSGCFLPFLVGAKRMAKCVICHHFICPDEELQCVVRGCNGTYHSSCAKERLGISNLKSFKCPQHACFICKQRPPHWRCVLCTIASHYKCAAWPEKVMHLKNAPGRAVCWRHLTNSRLLVGLADRITYLMNEQHAVSTSDIEEIFSHLPTPYDEEEFKFDITMKDMIENKMEPPPYVHIRRNIYLTRKKRDDVGDGIGCSSCSSMCSDNCVCRVQCISCSKACRCPENCNNRPFRKDKKIKIVKTELCGWGVEAAESINKGEFIVEYIGEVIDDAQCEKRLWDMKFGGMKNFYMCEVRKDFTIDATFKGNASRFLNHSCDPNCFLEKWQVEGETRVGVFAARSIKVGEPLTYDYRFVQFGPEVECHCGSQNCQGYLGTKKKIAKLEVCWGSKRRRTTAACVAILTL, encoded by the exons ATGCCGGACTTGGGCAACAATCCACCCCTCTCCTCGCCTCTTGCGGTCGCTTACGGCGGCTCGGACTTCAAATCGGCCCCTCCTCGAGCCTCCGTCGCGGCCCCTCCTCGAGCCTCCGTCGAGGCCCCTCTCCCAAGCTCACCGAAATCCCTAGGCGGAGCCCCCGGCTGCGAGCCAGCGCGGGAAAAGAACCTGCATCTGCAGAACGGAGGCGCTGCGCCGAGGAGGAACGGGGCGAGGACGCTGGAGGATTATGTGGGGGACTGGGCCGAGCGGAAGATGGGGTCGGGCGAGGCACGGTCCGGGTGCTTCCTTCCGTTCCTCGTTGGCGCCAAGAGAATG GCCAAATGCGTCATTTGCCATCATTTTATATGCCCTGATGAGGAGTTGCAGTGTGTAGTTCGTGGTTGTAATGGGACCTATCACTCGTCATGTGCCAAGGAAAGGCTTGGGATATCCAATTTGAAGAGTTTCAAGTGTCCACAGCAT GCATGCTTCATCTGCAAACAGAGACCACCACACTGGCGATGTGTGCTGTGCACAATAGCCTCGCATTATAAGTGTGCAGCATGGCCAGAAAAGGTGATGCATTTGAAGAATGCACCAGGGCGAGCTGTCTGTTGGAGGCATCTGACTAATTCACG TTTACTGGTCGGGTTGGCTGACAGGATTACATATTTGATGAATGAGCAGCATGCTGTTTCGACATCAGACATAGAG GAAATTTTCAGTCACTTGCCTACTCCTTACGACGAAGAGGAGTTTAAGTTTGACATAACAATGAAAGACATGATTGAAAATAAGATGGAGCCACCTCCATACGTGCACATCAGGCGAA ATATTTATCTAACCAGGAAGAAGcgtgatgatgttggagatgGTATTGGATGCTCAAGTTGCAGTTCCATGTGCTCTGATAATTGTGTGTGCAG AGTCCAATGCATAAGCTGCTCAAAGGCTTGTCGTTGCCCAGAAAATTGCAACAACAGGCCATTTCGGAAGGACAAGAAGATAAAGATCGTTAAG ACAGAATTATGTGGTTGGGGAGTAGAGGCAGCTGAATCCATAAATAAAGGGGAATTTATCGTTGAATATATCGGAGAAG TTATCGATGATGCTCAATGTGAAAAAAGGCTTTGGGATATGAAATTCGGAGGCATGAAGAATTTCTACATGTGTGAGGTACGAAAGGACTTCACAATTGATGCAACATTCAAGGGAAATGCATCTCGCTTTCTTAACCACAGCTGCGATCCTAACTGTTTCCTGGAAAAGTG GCAAGTTGAGGGGGAAACAAGGGTGGGTGTTTTTGCGGCTCGATCAATAAAAGTTGGTGAGCCGCTAACATATGATTACAG ATTTGTACAATTTGGTCCCGAGGTGGAGTGCCACTGTGGATCTCAAAACTGCCAAGGATATCTGGGAACCAAAAAGAAGATTGCCAAGTTAGAGGTTTGCTGGGGTTCGAAACGCAGAAGAACAACGGCTGCTTGTGTAGCCATTTTAACTTTGTGA
- the LOC115736056 gene encoding uncharacterized protein LOC115736056 — protein MDLWEAWSIQLLVLSGLVFQITLAILGGRRRYMTGLVIRFVVWSSYLLATYVATLALSKLTVIRVHDPEKPKHETELEALLAPLLLMQLGNPDSITAYSVEDDRLGIRKVLNFVFSVGFVVWILIRCWATSAAASLYFPIFVAGTIKYGETIRALKSVYSQNMSITLKNIDEEKNIPKLIQDLPTNIPGLDIFVKAYYRFNTLKPHLENWLYHPMFMSHPWTSIEEYNAENAYLTTAIELGFMYDVLYTKGPVLYTRLGIMLRLISFFSLVSTLSGFAGIFQNSFLLDMYVAYTYALLIGVTVLEIYQILILPFSDWAIVRIVEHCRKPMVSTLLPFLVKMSMKKKRSTGMIGQFNMLEFCLDKKWSKCIKVLRFVGQEEQFKRSWKSTREAINTNLKELLLEGIKDLERKRGVKPFTNRGRWTLELHNSWDELGWSIEMAFDRSIITWHIATDICYHLNFQDTKNCLGSKLLSDYMMYLLAIRPYVLSLTTYEITFQRAYSKVKKFLEVSISGNRDSALEKLSADHLQEFDSEPGMGDIIFKKWHVLEEAQRLAGLLNKMNDPWKLISSVWVEIVCYTAYNCRIYNHAKLLRQGGDILTHVWLLLAHRTDKFHSMKLMSQEI, from the coding sequence ATGGATCTTTGGGAAGCTTGGAGCATCCAACTACTAGTACTGTCTGGCCTCGTGTTTCAAATCACTCTGGCCATCCTTGGCGGCCGGAGGAGATATATGACTGGCCTAGTGATAAGGTTTGTTGTATGGTCCTCCTACTTGCTTGCGACTTATGTCGCCACCCTAGCTCTCAGCAAGCTCACAGTAATCCGTGTCCATGATCCGGAAAAACCCAAACACGAAACAGAGCTAGAGGCACTCTTAGCGCCGTTGCTTCTGATGCAGCTCGGGAACCCAGATAGCATAACCGCGTACTCGGTTGAAGACGACCGGCTAGGGATAAGAAAAGTACTAAACTTTGTCTTCTCCGTAGGTTTCGTGGTTTGGATCCTTATCCGTTGTTGGGCCACCTCAGCCGCTGCTTCATTGTACTTCCCAATCTTTGTTGCTGGAACGATTAAGTATGGAGAAACGATTCGGGCTCTCAAATCGGTGTACAGCCAAAACATGAGTATAACATTGAAGAacattgatgaagaaaagaacaTCCCCAAGTTGATCCAAGACCTACCCACCAACATCCCAGGCTTAGATATCTTCGTGAAGGCTTATTACCGCTTCAACACTTTGAAGCCCCACCTTGAGAACTGGCTATACCACCCCATGTTCATGTCGCACCCCTGGACATCGATAGAAGAATACAATGCGGAGAATGCCTATTTGACAACTGCCATCGAGCTAGGATTTATGTACGACGTCCTCTATACTAAGGGTCCAGTTCTTTATACTAGGCTCGGCATCATGTTGCGGTTGATTAGTTTCTTCAGTTTGGTATCGACCTTAAGTGGGTTTGcaggaatttttcaaaattctttcTTGCTTGACATGTATGTGGCCTATACATATGCTCTGCTGATCGGGGTGACAGTTTTGGAAATTTACCAAATCTTGATTCTGCCATTCTCAGATTGGGCAATAGTGAGGATCGTTGAGCATTGCAGGAAGCCGATGGTGTCAACTCTTCTACCTTTTCTCGTGAAAATGTCcatgaaaaagaagagatcCACAGGTATGATCGGGCAGTTCAATATGTTAGAATTTTGCCTGGATAAGAAATGGTCAAAGTGCATCAAAGTCCTTCGATTTGTTGGCCAGGAGGAGCAGTTCAAGAGATCTTGGAAATCCACTCGCGAAGCAATCAACACGAATCTGAAAGAACTGCTCCTAGAAGGCATAAAGGATTTGGAGAGGAAAAGAGGTGTAAAACCCTTCACTAATAGAGGCCGATGGACACTCGAGCTTCACAATTCATGGGATGAACTAGGATGGAGCATCGAGATGGCATTCGACAGAAGCATCATCACGTGGCACATCGCAACAGATATTTGCTATCACTTGAATTTTCAGGACACGAAGAATTGCTTGGGAAGCAAGCTACTGTCGGATTACATGATGTACCTCCTTGCAATACGGCCTTATGTATTGTCGCTCACCACCTATGAGATCACCTTTCAGCGTGCTTACTCCAAGGTCAAGAAATTTCTGGAGGTTTCAATCTCAGGCAACAGAGACAGCGCCTTGGAAAAGTTATCGGCCGACCATTTGCAAGAATTTGACTCAGAGCCTGGCATGGGCGATATAATCTTCAAAAAGTGGCATGTCCTTGAGGAGGCGCAAAGACTCGCAGGCCTGCTGAATAAGATGAATGATCCATGGAAGCTTATAAGCAGCGTTTGGGTGGAGATCGTGTGTTACACAGCTTATAATTGCCGGATTTATAACCATGCGAAGCTTTTGAGGCAAGGCGGAGACATTCTAACACATGTGTGGCTTCTGCTAGCACACAGGACGGACAAGTTTCATTCTATGAAACTCATGAGTCAAGAGATTTGA
- the LOC115736199 gene encoding uncharacterized protein LOC115736199 isoform X2 — MDMFWDPIIKQAKRFWNAWDIQTLVLLSLTFQIILLAFGRRRSYITGFLIRLTVWSSYLMAGWVATVGIGSPDTITAYSIQDNQLGAREIVETVAQAGLVIWILIRCWTYTSLSFLTLPMFLAGFIKYGERAWALKSALDQEAGMAISRIDEENAFHVMFSNLPQDIHGADLILKAFYRFDRIKPHLKNWIYHPLYISFPSLSIEDYSPIEVFKITEIELGLMYDALYTKTPIIYTKLGFMLRFLTFLCIVLTFSGFAVMFSKDFLHRKNVTFTFSVLAIALILELYSDLKLLFSDRAIIWAIGHHHQLRMERLLHFLVQFCLAKQRWSNRLPQFNLLRFCLKPDSSSLISMIVKCCCLEEEWKKYRFLAYKEKVPKELQELVLHEIKAVERQRGIKPFTKRGEWALERHDCCQELQWSIRTEFGRSIAIWHVATSICHHLDEADTSGEASLKDMSKWVSEYMMHLLVNLPEMLSVPSGHVIYKHLSEVIKLSPEMKDEHSACRFLHTDQPHDGAARKRKDPVVELGWLILPDAQELSVKLMMHRDKKWEIISSVWTEMLCYAAYNCDFDTHAQQLRRGGEFITLVWLLLAHQTDRFNLGKCG, encoded by the exons atGGACATGTTCTGGGACCCAATTATCAAGCAGGCCAAGAGATTCTGGAATGCGTGGGACATTCAGACTTTGGTACTATTGAGCCTTACCTTCCAAATCATCCTTTTGGCCTTTGGCCGTCGCCGGAGTTACATCACGGGATTCTTGATCAGACTCACCGTTTGGTCGAGCTACTTAATGGCAGGCTGGGTCGCTACTGTTGGTATCG GAAGCCCCGACACCATTACTGCCTATTCGATTCAAGATAATCAGTTGGGGGCGAGAGAAATAGTTGAAACAGTTGCCCAAGCGGGTCTAGTTATTTGGATTCTCATCAGGTGCTGGACTTACACTAGCCTCTCATTCCTAACCTTGCCAATGTTTCTGGCCGGGTTCATCAAATACGGCGAGAGGGCATGGGCTTTGAAATCTGCTCTTGACCAGGAGGCGGGCATGGCCATTTCAAGGATCGATGAAGAGAATGCCTTCCATGTGATGTTTAGCAACTTACCTCAAGATATTCATGGAGCAGATCTAATTCTAAAAGCATTTTACCGCTTCGACCGCATAAAACCACATTTGAAAAATTGGATCTACCACCCATTGTACATCTCCTTTCCCTCGTTATCGATAGAGGATTATTCACCTATTGAGGTTTTCAAGATTACCGAGATCGAACTAGGACTCATGTACGATGCCCTCTATACAAAAACGCCCATTATCTACACTAAGCTGGGTTTTATGCTCCgttttcttacttttttgtgCATTGTATTGACCTTTTCCGGATTTGCAGTGATGTTCAGCAAAGACTTCTTGCATCGCAAGAATGTCACCTTCACTTTTTCGGTGTTGGCTATAGCCTTGATCCTTGAACTGTATTCGGACTTGAAACTGCTCTTCTCAGACAGGGCAATAATATGGGCAATCGGACACCATCATCAACTGCGAATGGAAAGACTCCTTCACTTTCTAGTCCAATTCTGTCTGGCAAAGCAAAGATGGTCGAATCGCTTGCCTCAGTTCAATCTCCTTCGTTTTTGCCTCAAGCCTGATTCGAGCAGCTTAATATCTATGATCGTGAAATGCTGTTGCCTCGAAGAAGAATGGAAGAAGTACAGATTCCTGGCATACAAGGAAAAAGTTCCTAAAGAGCTGCAAGAACTTGTACTCCATGAGATAAAGGCAGTGGAACGTCAACGAGGCATTAAGCCCTTCACTAAAAGAGGTGAATGGGCGCTCGAGAGGCACGATTGCTGCCAAGAACTGCAATGGAGCATCCGTACGGAGTTCGGCAGGAGTATCGCCATATGGCACGTTGCCACCAGCATTTGTCACCATCTAGATGAGGCCGACACAAGCGGAGAAGCTTCACTTAAGGACATGAGCAAATGGGTCTCAGAATACATGATGCATCTCCTGGTTAATCTCCCCGAAATGCTATCAGTCCCTTCTGGGCACGTTATCTATAAGCATTTATCCGAGGTCATCAAGTTGTCACCGGAAATGAAGGACGAACATTCAGCCTGCCGATTCCTACATACGGATCAACCCCACGACGGTGCGGCCCGAAAGCGAAAAGATCCTGTGGTTGAACTAGGGTGGCTCATATTGCCTGATGCACAGGAACTCTCAGTGAAATTGATGATGCACAGagataaaaaatgggaaatcaTTAGCAGTGTGTGGACAGAGATGCTGTGTTATGCTGCATATAACTGTGATTTTGATACCCATGCACAGCAGCTGAGGAGAGGTGGGGAGTTCATTACTCTCGTTTGGCTCCTCCTAGCTCACCAGACTGACAGGTTCAACTTGGGCAAGTGTGGTTAG
- the LOC115736057 gene encoding uncharacterized protein LOC115736057 codes for MTWLWDNWSIQVFVLLGLIFQTLLAVLGSRRKTSSSDMIRFVIWASYLLTSYFATLALSKLTTASLSKSKEECDTELKALLAPLILLLLGNPDSITAYSVEDNRLSTRRVLNLVMAFSFVVWILWRSWKTSIPMVLYFPIFIAGIIKYGETIWALYSVYDENTNMRKEDFDEEKKIFSELENFHVPRLDIFLKAYYRFDCLKPHLADWLKHPFFMVHSNMLIEEYTPKDVFLTTDMELGFMYDILYTKAPVLYTKPGIMLRTVGYFSLLLTLSGFMGLFFDKHWRGPYVIYSFGLLIGLVFLETYQLLKLFFSDWVIIMNRNHLENPMVLKYLKFLVKRSLKKKRWSDRIRQLNFLDLCQSNKRPWFFRILKVCGMAEKFRRYSAPSSLPIPSYLKELLLEDMTKFETKRGHRPFTKRGEWSLGIHKSLDKLEWSIEMAFDRSIILWHVATHVCYYSCHENSKRKEASKLISDYMMFLLVQHPQMLSLTTAEITYHHAYTNLKMLSNKFPEEDVLKVLLGSEPVPAQESGALSAVITEGWNVLEEVRRLARELQGTEDAWELISGVWAEMLCFAAYNCQQYHHAKLLRRGREIITHVWLLLSHKTDKFNTMKCADQNREIE; via the coding sequence ATGACGTGGCTCTGGGACAACTGGAGCATTCAAGTTTTTGTTCTACTCGGCTTGATTTTCCAGACACTTCTTGCTGTATTAGGAAGCCGCAGGAAAACATCAAGTAGCGACATGATCAGATTTGTTATTTGGGCTTCTTATTTGCTCACCTCTTATTTCGCAACGCTTGCGCTCAGCAAGCTCACAACAGCCAGCCTCAGCAAGTCCAAGGAAGAGTGTGATACGGAACTAAAAGCATTGTTGGCGCCTTTGATCCTACTACTACTGGGGAATCCAGATAGCATCACCGCATACTCAGTGGAAGACAACCGGCTCAGCACGAGGCGTGTATTGAACCTGGTCATGGCATTTTCTTTCGTGGTCTGGATCCTCTGGCGAAGTTGGAAGACCTCCATCCCAATGGTACTATACTTTCCGATATTCATTGCCGGGATAATCAAGTACGGAGAAACGATTTGGGCGCTCTACTCCGTGTACGACGAGAACACAAACATGAGAAAagaggatttcgatgaagaaaagaagatctTCTCTGAATTGGAGAACTTCCACGTTCCGCGTCTGGATATTTTCTTGAAGGCTTACTACCGGTTTGATTGCTTAAAGCCTCATCTTGCGGACTGGCTGAAGCACCCTTTCTTTATGGTGCATAGTAATATGTTGATTGAAGAATACACTCCTAAAGATGTATTCTTGACAACTGATATGGAACTCGGGTTCATGTATGACATCCTCTATACTAAAGCACCAGTTCTTTATACCAAGCCCGGGATCATGCTCCGCACCGTCGGTTATTTCAGTTTGCTGTTGACATTGAGCGGATTCATGGGGCTTTTCTTTGATAAACACTGGAGAGGTCCGTATGTTATCTACTCGTTCGGGCTGCTGATCGGACTCGTGTTTCTGGAAACTTATCAGTTGTTGAAGCTGTTCTTTTCAGATTGGGTGATTATAATGAATAGGAACCACCTTGAGAATCCAATGGTcctgaaatatttgaaatttcttgtcAAACGAtctctgaaaaagaaaaggtggtcTGACAGAATTCGGCAACTCAATTTTCTGGATTTGTGCCAATCCAATAAACGGCCCTGGTTTTTCAGGATCCTCAAAGTCTGCGGCATGGCCGAGAAGTTCAGGAGATATTCAGCACCAAGTTCTTTGCCGATTCCCTCATACTTGAAAGAATTATTGCTTGAAGACATGACAAAATTTGAAACAAAGAGAGGCCATCGACCCTTCACGAAAAGAGGCGAGTGGTCGCTTGGGATTCACAAGTCTCTGGATAAGCTCGAATGGAGTATCGAGATGGCATTTGATAGAAGCATCATCTTATGGCACGTTGCAACCCATGTCTGCTACTACTCGTGCCACGAAAACTCAAAACGTAAGGAGGCAAGCAAACTGATATCAGATTACATGATGTTCCTTCTGGTACAACATCCTCAAATGCTCTCTTTGACCACGGCCGAGATCACTTACCATCATGCCTACACGAATCTCAAGATGCTCTCGAATAAATTTCCGGAAGAGGACGTCCTGAAAGTTCTATTGGGGTCCGAGCCCGTGCCCGCGCAAGAAAGTGGCGCATTATCAGCAGTTATCACCGAAGGGTGGAATGTCCTTGAGGAGGTGCGAAGGCTTGCGAGAGAGCTGCAAGGTACCGAAGACGCATGGGAGCTCATCAGCGGCGTTTGGGCAGAGATGCTATGCTTCGCGGCGTACAACTGCCAGCAATACCACCACGCGAAGCTGCTCAGGCGGGGCAGAGAAATCATCACTCACGTGTGGCTCCTCCTTTCTCACAAGACGGACAAGTTCAACACCATGAAGTGTGCGGATCAGAACAGGGAGATCGAATAG